A stretch of Acidobacteriota bacterium DNA encodes these proteins:
- a CDS encoding RidA family protein: MKEEIKSLNAPQAIGPYSQGIKSNGFIFLSGQIPIDPKTGEIRGETIEQQTDQVFENIKSILEDSGSSLDKVVKSTVFMTDLNEFAKMNDIYAKKFKKPYPARSTVEVKRLPRNSRIEIEVIAEIEAISKL; this comes from the coding sequence TTGAAAGAAGAAATAAAATCTTTAAATGCTCCTCAGGCAATCGGACCTTATTCTCAAGGAATAAAATCCAATGGGTTTATATTTTTGTCAGGCCAGATTCCGATAGATCCAAAAACAGGTGAAATTAGAGGAGAGACAATAGAACAACAGACTGACCAAGTATTTGAAAACATTAAATCCATACTGGAAGATTCAGGAAGCTCGCTGGATAAAGTTGTAAAATCAACTGTTTTTATGACAGATCTTAATGAATTTGCTAAGATGAATGATATATATGCTAAAAAGTTTAAGAAACCGTATCCAGCTCGATCAACGGTTGAGGTTAAAAGATTGCCAAGGAATTCAAGAATTGAAATAGAAGTGATTGCCGAGATAGAAGCGATTTCTAAATTGTAG
- the rpmB gene encoding 50S ribosomal protein L28 — protein MAKRCEICGKEPIFGHNVSHSHRLTSRRWNPNLQRVKVKINGSSRRLRICTECLKSGKVQKIYKSTI, from the coding sequence ATGGCTAAAAGATGCGAGATATGTGGAAAAGAGCCGATTTTTGGGCATAATGTAAGCCATTCTCACCGCCTTACATCCCGTAGATGGAATCCAAATTTGCAGAGAGTTAAAGTGAAAATAAATGGTTCATCAAGAAGACTTAGGATTTGTACTGAATGTCTAAAATCGGGTAAAGTACAAAAAATATATAAATCTACAATTTAG